The Caulifigura coniformis genome includes a region encoding these proteins:
- a CDS encoding DUF6513 domain-containing protein, whose translation MPSQRERILFVTGRLAEPLVRRITAEVAQRIGFEYDVEVVGISVAALLHAEWLSRKLSIDGPFDRVILPGWCQGDLQPLSDRFGLPFERGPKDVLDLPTHFGLGGARTVDLSRFDIEIIAEINHAPRMSDAEILTLSNHYRGSGADLIDVGCIPGESWSGIGRVVAMLRQEGFRVSVDSFDQKEVTAAVEAGAELVLSVNHSNLDWSVDLPVEWIAIPDNPASPEQLVPITERLAQAGRPFRVDPIIEPIGFGFAASLSRYFEVRRERADWPMMMGVGNITEMSEVDSAGLNFLLAAVCQELSIGSVLTTEVANWARSSVKEFDLARRLVKQALDERRLVKKVDSPLLVVRDDKLRPQGEEFLEAMSRQLKDPNFRIFVERGRIHVMNRDGYWQGDDPFELFDSFSKSTTLDAPHAFYLGFELCKAVTALKLDKQYMQDQPLRWGFLSWAEPSAHERRKKEG comes from the coding sequence ATGCCTTCTCAGCGTGAGCGAATCCTGTTTGTGACGGGCCGGCTGGCCGAACCGCTGGTGCGACGCATCACGGCTGAGGTCGCTCAGCGAATTGGCTTCGAGTACGACGTCGAAGTCGTTGGCATCAGCGTCGCCGCGCTCCTGCATGCCGAATGGCTGAGCCGCAAACTGTCGATCGACGGCCCGTTCGACCGGGTGATCCTCCCCGGCTGGTGCCAGGGCGACCTGCAGCCGCTTTCGGACCGGTTCGGACTCCCCTTCGAGCGCGGGCCGAAGGACGTTCTCGACCTTCCCACCCACTTCGGCCTGGGTGGCGCCCGGACGGTCGATCTGTCCCGGTTCGACATCGAGATCATCGCCGAGATCAACCACGCCCCCCGAATGTCGGACGCCGAAATCCTGACGCTGTCGAATCATTACCGGGGCAGCGGCGCCGACCTGATCGACGTCGGCTGCATCCCCGGCGAATCGTGGTCCGGCATCGGCCGCGTCGTCGCGATGCTCAGGCAGGAAGGTTTCCGCGTCTCCGTCGACAGCTTCGACCAGAAGGAAGTCACTGCGGCGGTCGAGGCCGGGGCGGAACTTGTGCTGAGCGTCAACCACTCGAATCTTGACTGGTCCGTCGACCTGCCGGTGGAATGGATCGCGATTCCGGATAACCCCGCTTCGCCGGAACAACTCGTGCCGATCACCGAGCGCCTGGCTCAGGCGGGCCGGCCGTTTCGCGTCGACCCGATCATCGAACCCATCGGGTTCGGATTCGCGGCTTCGCTGTCGAGGTATTTCGAGGTCCGGCGGGAACGGGCCGACTGGCCCATGATGATGGGCGTCGGGAACATCACGGAGATGTCGGAAGTCGATAGTGCCGGGCTCAACTTCCTGCTGGCCGCGGTCTGCCAGGAACTCTCGATCGGCAGTGTGCTCACGACCGAGGTCGCGAACTGGGCCCGGTCCTCGGTGAAGGAATTCGACCTCGCCCGGAGGCTGGTGAAGCAGGCCCTCGATGAACGGCGGCTGGTCAAGAAGGTCGATTCACCGCTGCTCGTCGTCCGCGACGACAAGCTGCGCCCGCAGGGGGAAGAATTCCTCGAAGCGATGAGCCGCCAGCTCAAGGACCCGAACTTCCGGATTTTCGTGGAGCGGGGCCGGATCCACGTGATGAACCGCGACGGGTACTGGCAGGGAGACGATCCGTTCGAACTGTTTGATTCGTTCTCGAAGTCGACAACGCTCGATGCGCCGCATGCGTTCTACCTCGGTTTCGAGCTGTGCAAGGCGGTAACGGCGCTGAAACTCGACAAGCAGTACATGCAGGATCAACCGCTGCGATGGGGGTTCTTGTCGTGGGCGGAGCCGAGTGCGCATGAGAGGCGGAAGAAGGAAGGCTGA
- the guaA gene encoding glutamine-hydrolyzing GMP synthase: MANSAAKAASQPAPPDSHAERILVLDFGSQTAQLIARRVRDQHVFCQLVRHDLTPERIRELNPKGLILSGGPSSVYEPGAPLPHPGIFQLGIPILGICYGMQAACRALGCEVKPCLSREFGHTQVRSADTDPFLVGVPDEWTVWMSHGDQVQNLSEQFQVLATTDTCPNAAVKHHTLPLYGLQFHPEVTHTQFGEQLLANFVRNVCGCHGNWKMSSFIEEQVQSIRERVGSSRVICGLSGGVDSSVTAALLFKAIGSQLSCIFVDNGLVRRGETEQVRKEFSEHFQTDLHVVDARDLFLNQLAGVTDPQQKRKIIGKVFIDVFREEAKSIKDAKFLAQGTLYPDVIESGANPDGPAATIKSHHNVGGLPAELGFELIEPLRDLFKDEVRRMGLELGLPEKLIWRHPFPGPGLAVRCLGDITAQRLETLRAVDAVFIEELEAAGLYREVQQAFAVLLPLQTVGVMGDARTYEDVVALRAVNTDNFMTADWSRLPFDFLQKVSNRVINSVRGVNRVVYDISSKPPSTIEWE; the protein is encoded by the coding sequence ATGGCGAACTCCGCCGCGAAGGCCGCTTCTCAACCCGCTCCCCCCGACTCACACGCGGAACGCATCCTGGTTCTGGACTTCGGTTCGCAGACGGCCCAGCTGATTGCCCGCCGTGTTCGTGACCAGCACGTCTTCTGCCAGCTCGTCCGGCACGACCTGACGCCCGAACGGATCCGCGAACTGAACCCCAAGGGATTGATCCTTTCGGGCGGTCCCTCCAGCGTTTACGAACCGGGGGCTCCCCTGCCCCACCCCGGGATTTTCCAGCTGGGGATCCCGATTCTCGGCATCTGCTACGGGATGCAGGCCGCCTGCCGGGCTCTGGGCTGCGAGGTGAAGCCGTGCCTGTCGCGGGAATTCGGGCACACCCAGGTCCGTTCGGCCGACACTGACCCGTTCCTGGTCGGCGTTCCGGATGAATGGACCGTGTGGATGAGCCACGGCGACCAGGTGCAGAACCTGTCGGAGCAGTTCCAGGTCCTGGCTACGACCGACACCTGCCCGAACGCCGCGGTGAAGCACCACACCCTGCCGCTGTACGGGCTGCAGTTCCATCCGGAAGTGACGCACACCCAGTTCGGCGAACAACTGCTGGCGAACTTCGTGCGGAATGTCTGCGGTTGCCACGGCAACTGGAAGATGTCGTCGTTCATCGAGGAGCAGGTGCAGTCGATCCGCGAGCGGGTCGGCAGCAGCCGCGTGATCTGCGGGCTGTCCGGAGGCGTCGATTCGAGCGTGACGGCGGCCCTGCTGTTCAAGGCGATCGGGTCGCAGCTGTCGTGCATCTTCGTGGACAACGGCCTCGTCCGCCGCGGCGAGACGGAACAGGTTCGCAAGGAATTCAGCGAACATTTCCAGACGGACCTGCACGTCGTCGACGCGCGAGACCTGTTCCTGAACCAGCTTGCCGGCGTGACTGACCCGCAGCAGAAGCGGAAGATCATCGGCAAGGTGTTCATCGACGTCTTCCGCGAGGAAGCGAAATCGATCAAGGACGCGAAGTTCCTCGCGCAGGGAACGCTGTACCCGGACGTGATCGAATCGGGGGCGAATCCGGACGGTCCGGCCGCGACGATCAAGTCGCATCACAATGTCGGCGGGCTGCCTGCGGAACTGGGATTCGAACTGATCGAGCCTCTTCGGGACCTGTTCAAGGACGAAGTCCGGCGGATGGGACTGGAACTGGGGCTGCCGGAGAAGCTGATCTGGCGTCACCCGTTCCCGGGGCCGGGTCTGGCTGTCCGCTGCCTGGGGGACATTACCGCCCAGCGACTGGAGACACTTCGGGCGGTCGACGCCGTGTTCATCGAGGAACTGGAGGCCGCGGGGCTGTATCGCGAAGTGCAGCAGGCGTTCGCCGTACTGCTGCCGCTGCAGACCGTCGGCGTGATGGGTGACGCCCGGACGTATGAAGACGTCGTCGCCCTGCGGGCCGTGAACACTGACAACTTCATGACGGCCGACTGGTCGCGGCTGCCGTTCGACTTCCTGCAGAAAGTGTCGAACCGCGTGATCAACTCGGTCCGCGGCGTGAACCGGGTGGTGTACGACATCAGTTCAAAGCCGCCCAGCACGATCGAGTGGGAATAA